The Mercenaria mercenaria strain notata unplaced genomic scaffold, MADL_Memer_1 contig_4212, whole genome shotgun sequence region aacaaaaattattcaattcTGTGGTATTTTAAACAAACGATATCAAAACAAGAAATTATTCAATTCTGTGACATCTAACAAACGATATCAAACAAAAGAATATCTGTGACATCTAACAAACGATATTAAACAAAAGAATTAAACATAAATCACTGGCATGTTAAGAAGTATTAAGCCTTTAAGTGTTATTGGTAAAATTCAAAATGTGTATCAGTAAGTGTCttagatattatatatatactttatataacaCTGACAACaaatcttttgttttcatttaggtTATGCcgctttttttctctcttttttttttgttgttgttatcttCCATTTTCAAAACGAATTTAATTTGCGTATGAATTAGACGTATGGATCTCATTCGTGATACACGGGTATCATTCCTTATTTTGATACTTATTGACCGATTTCCCTAATTTTCTGACTTACTGTGCTAAACTACATATAACTTTACTAAGTTATcgtatttcaaatttttcaatacGAAATATGAGAGTAACTATGAACTGtcaatttaagtttcaaactGCCATATATTTGAAAAGAGGTgctattttccttttgtaaaagTATTTCAGCGTTCTCAATGATTAGGCAACgattttggtaaaaataaacATAGATCTACTAAGGTATTTCACGTTTTTAAAAGAGAAATTTTGAAACTCGGAGGCTTAAACTTACCGACTTGGTAGGATATGCCAAGTTGTTCTCCTCTGACGGCGGTTTTGAAAGGTCGTTCAATTCTTTTGGTAAAAACAGTACAACCGCAGGATTGGTGGTGGATTCTTGTTCATCATTTGGTTTTGAGATGTTGGTTGGTTGCTGATCAGGTTCATCATACATGTTACACAGTGAAGTAGTAGAGGCCTCTGGAGTCTCAATGTAAAAGGAGGGTACCTCCTTCCTCTCTGTTTGACATTCGTTTGTAAGTGAACTAGATATAACTGGAATTGATGGGTTATACAATTCTGTTTCTTCACCGAAAGTTGCGTTAGTATCGTTCTTGTCAGCTCCTGCAAGTTTCTGAGATACAAACGTTCTTATCAAATTATAGATAATTATAGTTTCAAGcttactttattttgtttttatctgaCAGGTAAATGGCTGCTTTTTTATCAACAAATAACAATACACCAAATTTGGAACTTATAAGTTTCTTAAATGTGGCAAATGAAGACGGCAAAATATAGACActagtaaaatatacaaattatcatTAAACGATTTAAAAGTAAGGTCTTACTTTCTTATTCCTTTAATTCAGATACAATATACAACAATTGCATCTTAGTGTAGtcgatatttataggttattagatttgtatcgagaaatatgcaagagttctgcagcggaaatattgcgcgactttaggagcgcaatattattccgcgaaagaacgagtgcatatttctcgatgtaaatctaataatccttttattacatacatatactacgtatataattatcatataactgatataaatttgtttttagctttagtaaaattgaaattatcgCCATTAatgaacttttaaacgcgacgacacacatgaaactgacgtcacagaTGACGTCACGCACCAGAATtaaaatttgaacgtcaatatggaaaatcaTTGACGTCTCAGGTTCTATTGCaacttaacggagtttataactgagtatgtaataaaaggatTTATCGACTTGGTAAAAGTGAATTATTGgcagatattgttttttttacttacaTTAGAAGACTGTGACGATGTACTGTAGACTTTGGACACTGAAagtattaaaagatattttacgCCCAGAAAgtcaaaacaaatataatgtaaacataaatATGCGAGCATGCGTGCGtgcatgtaataaaatgaaagaaaaactggagtcatttttaacaaatgcatgttACTAGATATGACATTTCCTTGATTCGTAGTTACCGATAGTTTTTTTTGAGTAAACCTAGATAAATATATATGATGAGGATCTTCCGGGTTTAAATCAGTATCTACTGACGAAATAACTAAGTTTACGATGGACAGAGCACACGTTTATATGAACATCAATTTTAGTAAACTCAAATGTCGTTTATTTCAAAGAAACACATTCCaaaaattaatgtgttttgaAGCGTTCTGGAATGAATATCAGGCGAAATGTCATCATTTTTACAGTGTTCGCTATGATATAGTCATCACTAATCTGCAGAAAGATGAATACTTACGCTCTTTTGATTTATAACCACTTTCAGGGTTCTCTGAAATACGAAAGAAACATGAAACTCAGTGCCCATGACACCATAGCCAAATGTAGGTTTTACGATGTCGTGATATATTCAATTGAAAGAGATCTGTATCTCTGATACTTTTATGTAACAACATGTCTATAGAGATGCGGACTATATGATTTAATTTGTCCTAAATGAGTGGTTAAAGTGACCTTACCGCTTTGGGCTTGTTCGCGGTTCGTTAGAAATTGTATTTACTCACACGAGGCGCGCTTTGGTTTGAGCCTTATTTGAGAATAAATACAGCTGGTTTAAGAGTATGTCGATACTCAAGTCGCCAGTCCATCCCAGAAGTCCAGATGCCATATGGCAACTTCCTTCACAATTCAAGCTGGAATATCGCCATTCCATCCATCAAATCTGTATTGAGCCATCGTTTGTATAACAGCTTAAACTGATACAATGGTTGTTTGACATTATTCATGAATAGACACAAATGTACTTAAGCCTCTATCATAATTTTTTACATGTAACGAATTTGTGCACTCACGGTTAACACGTAACCTTCCTTTGACGTCACGTCTCTCAACGTCAGGCTTTTGTTTCAAACTGCTTGAATCAATTCCACAAacctaataataaaataataaaataaaagctatAGTTATCAAAGCCTATGTAGCCCAACATGCATCGGTCCAGGGATTATTCAAATTAGCTTCTACAGTCTTCACAATCTAGTTCAATTAAAATGACTTAGTTTTCATAACAACTGTTTTTGAGGGTTTTTTTCATTTACTGCTTTAAACTCAATGATGATTTAGTCAAAATAACTTAATGCATTCATCAAATAACACAGATATCACTTCTTATAATACAATTGAAACTCGATATATAGTTCTAAGGAATCGAGcgtttacttcgagataaccgaaattcgacttgaAACGATATTTTGTGCACGCGGTATCGGtagggacttgaaaatgtcttcgagatagccggaactTTGAGATACGAGATTTCGAGATATCGAGTGTCAACTGTATTAGTTAAACATTGTAAGGAAATTAGCGAACCGTTTAACTTTTATTTGAGTATAGGTTAAGTATATTGGggtttttgtcaattttaatgaatttgggcaATTTGATTGCTTCAGTTGATGACTGATTTTAGCGTCTTGGTCGAGACAGAcagcattaaaatttaaaacaataacatCCTTAGTTCTGAATAAAACATATGCAATTAtgaatacttatttttttttagtcaGATCATTTCCCATCCAGTGGCCACGAATGTGAGACCAGATTAAAAATACTTGTTTtcgttttttatcatttattctttctttctttttttgaggGGGTAAACATTAAAACGTTGGACACCTACAACtataaaagctgtattttgaTTCATTACAATTGTTTTGCTTATGTTCATGTTcggaaaataaatatattcaactGATACCAAATGACCCATTTAATACCAAAAATTAGCAGGATGTCgaatgaaatataatatgaacATTTGTTATTGTTTTCCCATATACATACCTTGGACGAATCCTTTTGGAATTGGTCGATACTGTTCTTCATGTCCTCAAGCTTTTCGCATAGGCCCATCAGTTTTTGTCTTTGAGTTTCATCCATATCTCTAGGTTGTCCATGTAAATACAGCAGCCCAAACATTTCTTCCAATTTGACCCAGTTTTTTCTATGAAATGGGTAGTTTCGGAAATCTTTTCTGCTACTTGTCCGTCAGGATTATTTGAAGTTGCcattttcttatgttttattttgtttatctattTCTGAAAACTCTGGTATATTCCAATCCAGATACGTGATGAATTTACTTCAAACTTTATCTaattatcatttgttttaaactgattttattcattaatttgaaatatcttttatttatcaaatatattttcaaattaattattcttTAACTTATCCATTTAGACAATTCACCTTGTGCAAATACATAGACAGAACTTAAATGTGAAAAAGCTACGATAAGCTCCTATATGTCATTGCataaaatatgtcaattttttgtgaaatgtttataatttatCTTCCTTTTTCCACATCATACCTATATAGTGTGCATACACGGAAGAAAACTCTCTAGACGAAAAGCTTTCATGCGGTATGTCCTCATAGTAAAATATAATAGTTATGCTATTTTATCTCTAACATGTAAACTATGCTTGTGTTACAGAATATCTacagtaaagaattcacaggtccatcatcggccgcgatcaataaaaAGACTGTTGTTCTAAAGCGTGCGAAAAagtcaaacaaataaatataccAACACAATATCATTTTTCAGACATAAAGGCATTTATGTGCCCTATTTCATAACAGGCCCCGATTTCACGAAATACATAAGTTTGTTAATTGACTTAAGTACGTTAATTtgcttaagtttttacttttcttaagcAAATTATCATGCTTAagtcaattaacaaatttaagtATATTCGTGAAATTGGGACCAGAACTCTAGCGGCATACCATGTTTGTTCCAACAGTAACAGCATCATCAGGCCTAAAAAAACAAATtccttgtttccggtaacatgctaaaaaaattagggtaggtaggtcggaaatcttttttttttttgggggggggggggggggggggggggggtttttttttttattaagggagacttttcggaaattatttttgcgtcacaaaatgaatacaaataggggggttatgcctttagagcatcagtaagtttatttctaacattactgaccatgtttaaatcataaaaagtgcagttttgcaactttttgttaaaaagttgaaaaaatattctccaaggccataaaaacatttggggtcgggataccggaaacaaacatttttttaagccttataatttaattaaacatCCAAAAATACAGAACAGAAAGTTTACGACAGTTGAATCTTTAAATCCTTTATTTTTTCTTCCGTGTCACAGTAGTGAACCCGTAAAGGCATTCGGTAATTTCCGTACTATTTCGCATTCTCGTCGGCATTCTTCGGTGTTTCATGTAGCTCATGCAGAAATCACATATGGAGAGAAAAATGTAATGGAATGGAAATACCGATTGTAATTACGGGACCATGTTCATTTCAATGTGATATTGCGTGAATAAAAATAGtttcgaaatatttttttttctttattttgttaagGAAAGAAACCGCATAATACATACATTGCTGTTTGTGCAATATAATATTTGCATTGCGTGCTATTTATGTGAGGTTTTCAATAGATCAATTCATTAGATTTGTCTTCATGGTGCAAATTTGATTTCTCTATGGGAAAAAGGTTTTTTGACATAAATGGTATTCTAAATATTTATCTCAGCAGGACAATGTTGAACACTtaaatatatttgtcatgcaAAAAAGGTGTAAGTATTGCTTGATCAATTTGTGAACGCCTAACCTCCCGTGAGGATCCGCTTCATACGCCATGTAGAGAACGAAGTACGGATATAAATATTGCACTTTCGTGCGAGTAACATCAAAGTGCATATAAGCCGAAGACTGTTTTACACTCAAATCGAGCAGTTAGATATAAGCATGTTGACTTGTTATTTATAACTGATGTGACTTTCCACATAGAGGGTCCCCACAAATATATGACTTTCCACATAGAATGTCCCCACAATGATATGACTTTCCACATACAGAGTCCCTACAATGATATGACTTTCCACATAGGGCGTCCCTTCAATGATATGACTTTCCACATAGAGCGTCCCCACAATGATATGATATTTTACATAGGGCGTCCCCACAATGATATGACTTTCCACATAGAGCGTGCCTACAATGATATGACTTTCCACATAGAGCGTCCCCACAATGATATGACTTTCCACATAGAACGTCCCCACAATGATATGATTTTCCACATAGAGCGTCCCTACAATGATATGACTTTCCAAATAGAGCGTGCCTACAATGATATGACTTTCCATATAGAGCGTCCCCACAATGATATGACTTTCCACATAGAGCGTCCCCACAATGATATGACTTTCCACATAGAGCGTCCCTACAATGATATGACTTCCCACATAGAGCGTCCCAACAATGATATGACTTTCCACATAGAGCGTGCCTACAATGATATGACTTTAGGCATATAGCGTCCCAATAATGATATGAATTTCCACATAGAGCGTGCCAACAATGATATGACTTTACGCATATAGCGTTCCAACAATGATATGACATTTTACATAGAGCGTCCCCACAATGatatgactttccacattgagCGTGTCTACAATGATATGACTTTACGCATATAGCGTCCCAACAATAATATGACTTTCCACATAGAGCGTGCCAACGATGATATGACTTTACGCATATAGCGTCCCAACAATGATATGACATTTTACATATAGCGTCCCAACAATGATATGACTTTCCACATAGAGCGTGCCAACAATGATATGACTTTAGCATATAGCGTCCCAACAATGATACGACATTTTACATAGAGCGTCCCTACAATGATATGACTTTCCACATAGAGCGTCCCCACAATGATATGACTTTCCACATAGAGCGTCCCCACAATGATATGACTTTCCACATAGAGCGTCCCTACAATGATATGATTTTCCACATAGAGCGCCCCTACAATGATATGACTTTCCACATAGAGCGTCCCTACAATGATATGACTTTCCACATAGAGCGTCCCCACAATGATATGACGTTCCAGATAGAGCGTCCCCACAATGATATGATTTTCCACATAGAGCGTCCCTACAATGATATGACTTTCCACATAGTGTCCCCACAATGATATGACTTTCCACATAGAGCGTGCCAACAATGATATGACTTTACGCATATAGCGTCCCAACAATGATATGACTTTCCACATAGAGCGTGCCTACAATGATATGACATTTTACATATAGCGTCCCAACAATGATATGACTTTCCACATAGAGCGTGCTTACAATGATATGACTTTCCACATAGAGCGTCCCTACAATGATATGACTTTCACATAGAGCGTCCCTACAATGATATAACTTTATGCATATAGCGTCCGTACAATGATATGACTTTCACATAGAGCGTCCCTACAATGATATAACTTTATGCATATAGCGTCCGTACAATGATATGACTTTCCACATAGAACGTCCCTACAATGATATGTCAAAAactaaaatgttaatattttcttgttaaaaaagTGGTTCACTAATATCAAATAACAAACGTATTTAAATTGCCATGTTCTACTAAATGATTCAGAATGataaatgaatttttttcataATCTGACCTGCATTTATGGTTTTATCAATAGAAATTCGATGACAAAGCAAGTTCATGTGATTGATAAGTAGACATTAGCTAGAAACCTGACATGcattttaaatctattttcattttttataaaatacactTGAAATGTACAAACGATCTTTGATAAAAAATCAAGATTTTGGACACAAACGAATGCCACTATACCCGCTATAATATTAGCTTTAACTTTATATGGAAACAATGTAGGGACTTTTAAAACATACTGCAAACTGTTATTATATCTGTCTCCGTTTTAACGGCGCTAGAATGGGTAGATAAGTCAGGGACGGCTGAAACGTTTTTAAATGACCGTAATAAACACTGTACTTTTTATGCATGTTTATTGATTCTTATGCAAAATCACACAATATCAGTTAATAGCTGCCAGTCATTTTTCTGCCATTGCTGACTATATGTGTATTTGAATATGACTGCATTTACCATGGCAAACAAATTGCCATGGCAGATCTGTGTCAATGGCAcgatgattttgccatggcaagaaaatttatcattttgccatggcaaaattaccATGCAACTATGCCATggcaaattattttcaatacttCATAACGACTGTTGTTTCTGAGGTATGCGTAACtctattttattgcaaatttattttttgttgagtttaatgtcgcaccgacacaattataggtcatatggcaactttccagctttgatggtggaggaagaccccagatgcccctccgtgcattatttcatcacgagcaggcacctgggtaaaaccaccgaccttttgtaagccatctggatggcttcctcgcatgaagaattcaacgccccgagtgaggtttgaacccacatcgatgagtggcaagtgatttgaagtcagcgaacttaaccactcggccacggaggccacctttttattgcaaaataatttcacatttgcattttttaaagtcCGTGGTAATTTCCCCTTGGAAGACCTTGGCACGTTGCCCAGGCAATACCATGCAATAGACAGTATAAGGCAAATAAATCAACACACAAATTTATCGAAGTGAGAgaaattttatagatattttctCTATTCAGGACTAAAACTTGATGATTAATATGTAATTGGATACACTCTTGCTGGCATATAAGATTTAAGGAATGCGCGAGTAAAAATATTAGATGATGTAGGTGTATGATAAAGATTGACTTCGGTCCGTATTCAAAACTGAATGCGGTTCTGTAGCCCAAGTCTATCAGACTTTGAACGTTGAGGAGTATGGGCCTTTACGCATCCTACACTTGTTGCAAATTTAGTTTTGTTTaggatacaatgtatatataaaacctaCGTGTTCCCAAATCAGCCTTAGCAGTTGCGAATTCtgcatttattacatgtttttcagtgaattatcgaaacaTTAGAGTTAAATatatctggccccgtgttcacaaaacatttttcggtctcagctgagtttgagtttgaaattttgatatcaatgttactAAAACTGCAATGTTAAATTCCTTCTGAGACTGTCCATCAAGACTGAATATTCACTTGGAAATAATTTTtaacttcaaatttagttttaaacatgctatttagatataaataacaaataaagtttcgttatcaaactcagctgagactgaaaatgttttgtgaacacggatCCTGGtgttttcacagtgaaaaatgtcaaatatattttccaCTGGTAAGTAATTATAAAATTGATacatttagtaaaaaatattttaataaaaagaaaatgcgtttgttttacatgtaaaatcaaaatatcattcactcatgaacaccatatcttaagTTTAATGTTGCAAATGCAAAGCCTACGTCTTCTCAAATCACCATTAGCAACTGAGCattttgtatatatacatgtagcttttTTCAGTGAATTGTTGAAACATATAAGAGTGAAAAATATCTTGTATTTCCACAGtgagaaatatcaaatatatttttcactggtaggaAGCTATAAGATGGGTACATTAAGgcaaaacattaatattaaaagaaaaaaaatgtttcttctacATGCAAAATCGAACTATATTTCACACATGAACACCATGTCTTACATTTTCAGTCGTAGTTatgtcactcgtgaaaatattgtatctggtGTACGCtcattaaagatatttcaacttAACACTGAAAccaacaaatatcctctatataatattGTTAATACTTAATACTTAATACATGCTTCAGAACTGTGTAATCGATCAAATAAACATTTGGAATAGCTGCGATATCTTCTTCAACACTGgtcagttttgttttttaaaaaaagtcattcAGCGTTACTGAACAATAGCTGAACAATAGCTGTAACATAAAAATAACCTATTTTTAGGCAGTCCTCCCTCTtaacccccccccaccccctaacacacgcacacgcacacgcacacgcacacacacacacacacacacacaatggaaataaggggaaTCCTTTCCTCTtgttttgtgttatccctggtattggtgagcattacgtggcatttatttcatataatttatctaTGTCATGCCATATTTCTAGTCTGATCAATTTCACCATTGTTATATGTATCATTATGCACcaatttgtcatttgttttaaatttggcatgttatgtacacttgtgccaaataaaactactactactacacaCACACCAAAGAATTGATTATAAAAGAGTGCATATAAATTTGCCTATCTCAACAAGTAACTCTTCGCCATTACCAAACCGCACTCAGCGCTTCCTGTGTAAATCACCATATGGATGGGATTTTTCTGTATCTTCTTAAAGTTATTCACTATTTATTCAGTGAGGCTCTTTTCAAGGTAAACACGAATCTCTTTCTTTTGCCAAATCATCACCGTGTACCCTTTTCATTCGGTTTGTGTTTCCACGGACCTTTTCTCAATAATTGGCTTTAAGTGATACCGTTTGACGCTTGTTTCACTATCAGAGCTGGAGATCTGAAAGAAAACGTAGTGCAGATACAATAAGCAAATAAATGATATGATCCCCGCATACTACCTTTCAAGTGGAAAAGTTTGCGACGTGGAAATTTTCGCGAAATTAATAAA contains the following coding sequences:
- the LOC128553697 gene encoding uncharacterized protein LOC128553697 (The sequence of the model RefSeq protein was modified relative to this genomic sequence to represent the inferred CDS: added 24 bases not found in genome assembly) — encoded protein: MFGLLYLHGQPRDMDETQRQKLMGLCEKLEDMKNSIDQFQKDSSKVCGIDSSSLKQKPDVERRDVKGRLRVNQNPESGYKSKELSKVYSTSSQSSNKLAGADKNDTNATFGEETELYNPSIPVISSSLTNECQTERKEVPSFYIETPEASTTSLCNMYDEPDQQPTNISKPNDEQESTTNPAVVLFLPKELNDLSKPPSEENNLAYPTKSSPTTNHH